Part of the Gemmatimonadota bacterium genome is shown below.
GTTTCGTCCTTCTGCTCATGATACTGCACCGATAATGCCTGGCCAGCCTTGATGTGAAGGATCTTGCCGACGTACAGCGGTGTGTGCGCCCAGATCACCTCGTGACCCCAGGGCTTTTCCACGTACCTGACCTCGCGCTTGCCGCTCATCGCAAGTTATGGGGAAATGCGCATGCGCGTCGCCAGCTTGCTCAGCCGGCGACTCACCGAACCGTCCATCACCGTGTTGCCAACCTTGACGATGATCCCGCCCATGATCGATGGATCCACCGATATCCGCGGCATCACCCTGCTGCCCAGCACGCGCGAAAGCTGCGCGCCGATGTTCGCAGTCTCTTCGTCAGTTGCGGGCCGCGCAAGCGTGACCTCCGCGTGCACCCGTCCCTCCTGCTGGTCCAGCAGGTTCGCATACTCGGTCGCGATCTCGGGAATCATCATCTGACGACGATTGTGCACCATCGTCTGAAGAAAGCGGAGGAACACACGCGGCACACGATCACCGAACGCCCGCGACAGGATCTCGTTCTTGCGCTCGTACGAAACGCGCGGGGACTCGAGAAACAGCTTCACGGTCGCATCCTGAGCGATCGCGTTGGCGACGTCACGGATCATGACGCCAAACCCTTCCCGGTTCTCAGCCTTGGTCGCCAACGCCAACAGTGCCTCGGCGTAATTGCGCGATACCGGGTTGGAGCGCTCCTGCATCAGACGCCCGCCCTGGGAGCGGCCGTCGAGCTCGGAATCGAGGCGAGAAAGCTCTCGACCAGTTGGCGGTTGGACTGGTCGTCCAAATTCTTTCCGATGACGCGCGATGCGCCAGCAATCGCAAGATCGATCGCTTCGAGACGCAGATCCGCGATCGCACGGTCACGCTCCGCGACGATCTCACGCCGCGCGCGATCCAGCAGCTCGCCAGTCTCGCCATGCGCATGCTCGATTATGGTCCCGCGCACCTGCTCCGCCGCGGCACGCGCATCGGCAATGATCTTCTGCGCCTCGTCCCGCGCAGCAGCAATCTGCTCGCGCTGGTCCTGCAGGAGACGATTCGCGTCGTCGCGATCGCGCTGAGCAGCGTCGATGGCGTCCGAAAGCGCCTTCTCCCGCTCCTCGACCGCCTTGGTGATCGGCTTGAACGCGTACTTCGAGAGAACCAGCAACAACACGATGAAGATCACCAGCGTCCAGACCATCACTCCGCCGTTTGGCGAGAGCAGGCCGCCCGAGGGAGCCTCGGCCGTGTGTTGAACGGATTCCTGCAGAAGGAAGAAATGCATGAGTGGCACTATTCAATTCAATGAGATGTAGGGTCACGCCCCCGTGCCTGACCCGCTATGCCCAACCACGTCGAGCCCCGTAGGGTCAGGCACCGTGCCTGACCCTACTTGAAACGAACGCGCGAAAATCGCGTTAGAACGTGAACTTCTGCTGAATCACGAACGAGACGACGATCGCGAACAGTGCAACACCTTCGACCAGCGCCGCGAAGATAAGAGCCGCGGTCTGGATCTGTCCTGCACGCTCCGGCTGACGCGCCATTCCGTCCATCGCCTGTCCGCCAACCTTGCCGATACCGATGCCAGCGCCGATCACGGCGAGACCTGCACCGATACCAGCACCCATCATGCCCCACGCGCCCGCGTATTCCTTGGTCGCGCCAACCGCTGCCTGAAGCAGAGGAAACATCATTTGAACCAGCTCCGAATAAGTCGTATGACCGGATTCTCAACGCGCTCCGGCACGGCGCAACCCGTCAACGGGACCACGTCCCAACGGGATTCCCGGGTCGAGCCCGGTACAACCATATCGTCATTCCCGCAACTGCGGGAATCCATCGTTAGTGCGCCGCCGTCCTGATCTGCCCTATGAACACCGCCGACAACAGCGCGAAGATGAACGCCTGCAGCAGCGACACGAATATCTCCAGCAAAGAGATCGCAACCGCCATCGCCAGCGGAGCCGGAGCGACTATGTAGCTCTTGAACGTAAAGATCAATCCGATCAGCGCCAGCAATACAACGTGGCCCGCGGTCATGTTCGCGAAAAGTCGGATCGCCAGCGCGAACGGCTTGGTGAACTTTCCAACGATCTCGACCGGAGTCATGATGAACGTCATGAACGACTTGACCGGCACAGGCACGTCGTGCGGCCAGTAGACGATCGTGTTGATGTAGCCCGCACCCTGCTCCCGCATTCCCGCAATCTCGACCACGACGAACGTGATCAACGCCAGCGTCGCCGTGACACCGATGTTACCCGTCGCCGTCGAGCCATACGGGATGAGACCGCACAGGTTCGCGAACAGGATGAAAAAGAAGAGCGTGAGGATGAACGGCGTGAACTTGTCGCCCTTGGGTCCCACGTTCGGGATCACCACCTCGTTCCGGAGGAAGAGCACGAAAGCCTCCATTCCATTCCCGAAACCCGAGGGAGCCCGAGAGCCGCCAAAGGTCGTCCTGGCGTGTGCCCGCGCCGCCATCAGCATCGTGATGAGGCACAGCACTGCCGCGATCCCGAGCCACACCACATGCTTGGTCGGCGACATGTCGATCAGGAGCGGTCCAATATGGATCGGCGTCCAGCGTGGCAGCGCCAACTCGCACACGAAGCCCGGATGCAGGCACGGATAGTCGATCGCGTGCGCGTCCGAGATGTGCGGCGTGATGATGTCGATTGCAGGACCGGCTTGCAGCATCTATTTGGTAAGCAAGAAGGGTTCGAAGAGCGTCGTGACGAACAGAATTACCACCAGAGACAACAGCGCGGGCGCCATTTGAAGACCCAGGGCGGGGATTATCGCGAAGCCGTACACCAGTACCGCAAGCAGCCGGAGCAGCGCTCCCATCCCCCATCCAACCAGCAGCCGATCCTTTCCGAACGACCGTCCAATCAGCACCGCGAGCACCTGTACCACCACCGCCACTCCAACCGAGGTCCAGATCGCCCGACTCATCTCGCCAGTCATGATCCGCCGGCCCCCGGTCCCTTGCCCTCGCCGTCCTGTGCCGCCATGAGCTTGCGATACATGCTGTAGAAAGCTCCGCCCGCTCCCACGAAAACACCGATTATCAGCAACCACGGCCCCGTCCCGAGCCGCCCGTCCAGCCATTGACCGGCGTAGCCGAAGAGAAGTACCGAGGCCGCGAACTGAAGCCCGATTCCGGCGAAATCCGACGCCGATGGCGCACTCCCCTTGTCCCGCACGTGCCTGAAATTTAACGAGCTTGTGAAAAAAAGTTCAAGCGGTATGGCCTATATATGCACTGACCAGATGTTTAACATTCAGTTGCTCCAAATCCCGATTTGTGATCCCAGCCTAACTGCCGATACTCCATGCAGTTATCTGTTGCCGAGCGCTTGCTGTATCGTCTATCCGTTGATAACTTTGGCACTCGCGACGACCGTCCGACAACCGCCTTCCAGCGTCGCTCCTAGCATGGAAAACCGCTTCATCATCACATCCCTTTGCGCTGCCGCGCTCGTTTACGCGTGCGGACCATGGGTGCATTCGCAAACTGCAAGCTCGAGTCCCGTAACACCCTCGAACAGGTCGTTTCGCGCATCGACAGGTCACAAGGCGCCCGCAGACGTTGCAACCGAGCTCGATCTCGCACGCAACGGTTCACGTGTCGATTTCGCGCTGCGTGTGACCAACAACACCAAGAAGACCGTCGAGCTGCGCTTCCCCAATGCGCGCACGCATGACATCGCCGTTCTTGATTCCACCGGCAAGACGATCTGGCGCGCGAGCGCCGGAAGAATCTTCACTCAGACGATGCAGGCCCTCACCGTCAAATCGAGTGACACGCTTACGATGGAAGACAGTTGGGACACCAACGGCGCGCACGGCGCATACACCGCCGTCGCATTACTCGCCACCGACACGCATCCAGTCGAAAGACGCGTAGCGTTCACGCTTCCGTAACCTGAAGCAGCGCGACGTCGAGATGCTGTCGAGATGTTGATCAAACGCGTCGCACTTCTTCCAGCAGTTCTTCTCTCTGCAGCGTTGGCCTTGCTCGCAACGCAGGCGTGCGCACACAACAACATCAGCAGCGAACCGCCCGGCGTTACCTCCGAGCAGAAGATGTACGTCGCCGGAGAGTTGCGCACGTACTTGCTGCACATACCGGCACACTACGACACCATACGTAGAGCGCCGCTCGTGATAGTGTTGCACGGCCATGGCGAGAGCGCGGAGAACTTCGAGAAGTATACCGGCATGAGCGACAAGGCAGACGCCGAGGGTTTCATCGCCGTCTACCCGCAAGCACTCGGCGATCCCAGCGACTGGCACACCGCGATAGACGGTCCGTCAAAGCGTGACGACATCCGGTTCGTGCGGGGGATAATCGATTTGCTCGAGCACAGATACCGCATAGATCGCCGTCGCATCTACGCAGCCGGACACTCCAACGGCGGCATCATGACATACCGTCTCGCGTCCACGCTGTCCGACAAACTTGCCGCTGTTGGCGTTACCGCGGGCTCTATTGGAATGGTTGACGAGAAAGGCGACACGCTGCGCATCGCACCGCCGTCGCATCCCGTGTCGGTGATTCACTTTCATGGAATGCAGGACCAGGACGTGCCGTACGGCGGCGGCCCCGAATCCGACGGACCCGACAACATCGTGTCTGTCAGGAACACGATCGGCTTCTGGCTCAACGCCGATCATTGCGACGCGAAGCCCGCCTCGCGCACCGTCTCGGCCGACAGGAACGTCATCATCGACGCGTATCATCCGTGCGCCCAGGGAACCGCCGTCGAGCTCTATACCATTCTGGATGGTGCGCATCGCTGGCCCGGCGACGACATCCCGTGGTATACGTTTCCCGGTCGCGACGACTCGGACATCGTCGCCACCGACGTGATGTGGACCTTCTTCGCCGCACATCCCAAGGTCGATTGATTGTTGGGGCAGGCCCCCGTGCCCGCCCCTTCACCCCCGTAGCCCGACCCTTGCATCATGTGTCGTCATGACCCAAGCCCAACGCAAGCATCTCGAGAGCCGCCTCCTCCAGGAGCGCGACCGCATCAATCAGCTCCTTTCCCGCTACGCAGCCCAGAACGAGAACGAGGACGACCAGGACCAGGCCGGCGACCTCACCAAGATGCCCCTGCACATGGCCGACCAGGGCACCGACACCATGCAGCAGGAGCTTGATGCCGTGATGGTAGACCGCGAGTCGAAGACCCTCGCAGAGATCGACGCCGCGCTCGAGCGCATGTACAACCATCCGGAGCAATTCGGGATCTGCGAGAACACAGGCAAGGAGATTCCGTTCGCACGGCTGGATATCGTACCGTGGGCAAGGACCTGCTGACCGAGACCGGTCCGTCCAAGCACCCGGATTCGGAGGCGCCAGCCTAATTCCCTCCCAAGGCGCACCGTTAGAAAATCATCGGTTCGTTTTCGAACGATGATTCGAGTCATTATCTTCCCCGCTCCTCCTCCATGGAAGGGGCATTCTTGGTCGTCCTGCACGCTCTTGGGCAGTGCTTAATACGAACCGCGATCACCACGATCAGCCCGCGCGCGGACATGTGCTTCGCGCTCGGCTCCTATCTCACGCGCGAGCGCGGTAATCGGGTTCCACGCCGGCAGATCGAGAAGCTCTTCTGGCCTGCCACGCGCGCCGCCGACGCGTCGCACTCGCTCAGTGAGCTGATCCACAAGCTGCGCCGCAAGGGTCTGCACATCCAGCGCGACGAGTCCGCCTGCATCTGGCTTCCACGCGACGCCGCCTCGATCGATATCGATCACCTGAGCACGGAAGAGCCAGCCCGGCTCGCAGAGCGCGACCTGTCGATCCTCCCCGGATATTCACCCCGAGCCTCGTCAGCATTCAATGATTGGGTCGACGAGTGGCGTGACGACTTGCATCTGCGGCTGTTGAACATCGTGGTTGCGGGGATGACGCGCGCGAGCGCATCGGGCGACTGGCCGGTCACTCTCTCGCTTGCCAACAAGGCGCTGAAACTGGACCCGGAACATCCATCCGCGCTCCTCGCGCGTGCCCGCGCCGCCGAGCATCTGGCACGCCAGAACCGCGAGTCTCGACAGGCCGCGGTTTCCGGCTCAGCCGCAGAGCCCGCCGTAGCGCAGTTGCGTGAGAGTGCATCCGCCGCCAAATGGCCCGACCGGAGAACCGTCGCCGCAGCCAGCGATGACACGACGCTTGTTGGACGCACCGAATCCATGGAGCGACTCCAGGCGCAGGCAACCCGGACATTCAACGGAAAGGTGAGCTCCGCCTACATCTCCGCGCCGACCGGCGTCGGAAAGAGCCGCCTGATCCGTGAATTCTCCGCATGGATGCGCAACAGGAACGCCGTCACCTGCACCGTATCGTGCGGCAACCACGACGCGAAGCGGCCACTCTCGGCATTCGTGCAGGCAGTACCGCGCCTGCAAACGTTGCCGGGTGCTGCCGGATGCGCACCCAGCACGCTCGCCTGTCTCAACCGTATCACGCACACGTCGGGCGATGACGCATCGACCATGGCTTGTGACGAG
Proteins encoded:
- the atpH gene encoding ATP synthase F1 subunit delta, with the protein product MQERSNPVSRNYAEALLALATKAENREGFGVMIRDVANAIAQDATVKLFLESPRVSYERKNEILSRAFGDRVPRVFLRFLQTMVHNRRQMMIPEIATEYANLLDQQEGRVHAEVTLARPATDEETANIGAQLSRVLGSRVMPRISVDPSIMGGIIVKVGNTVMDGSVSRRLSKLATRMRISP
- the atpF gene encoding F0F1 ATP synthase subunit B, with product MHFFLLQESVQHTAEAPSGGLLSPNGGVMVWTLVIFIVLLLVLSKYAFKPITKAVEEREKALSDAIDAAQRDRDDANRLLQDQREQIAAARDEAQKIIADARAAAEQVRGTIIEHAHGETGELLDRARREIVAERDRAIADLRLEAIDLAIAGASRVIGKNLDDQSNRQLVESFLASIPSSTAAPRAGV
- the atpE gene encoding ATP synthase F0 subunit C — translated: MFPLLQAAVGATKEYAGAWGMMGAGIGAGLAVIGAGIGIGKVGGQAMDGMARQPERAGQIQTAALIFAALVEGVALFAIVVSFVIQQKFTF
- the atpB gene encoding F0F1 ATP synthase subunit A; the protein is MLQAGPAIDIITPHISDAHAIDYPCLHPGFVCELALPRWTPIHIGPLLIDMSPTKHVVWLGIAAVLCLITMLMAARAHARTTFGGSRAPSGFGNGMEAFVLFLRNEVVIPNVGPKGDKFTPFILTLFFFILFANLCGLIPYGSTATGNIGVTATLALITFVVVEIAGMREQGAGYINTIVYWPHDVPVPVKSFMTFIMTPVEIVGKFTKPFALAIRLFANMTAGHVVLLALIGLIFTFKSYIVAPAPLAMAVAISLLEIFVSLLQAFIFALLSAVFIGQIRTAAH
- a CDS encoding AtpZ/AtpI family protein, whose amino-acid sequence is MRDKGSAPSASDFAGIGLQFAASVLLFGYAGQWLDGRLGTGPWLLIIGVFVGAGGAFYSMYRKLMAAQDGEGKGPGAGGS
- a CDS encoding BsuPI-related putative proteinase inhibitor, with translation MENRFIITSLCAAALVYACGPWVHSQTASSSPVTPSNRSFRASTGHKAPADVATELDLARNGSRVDFALRVTNNTKKTVELRFPNARTHDIAVLDSTGKTIWRASAGRIFTQTMQALTVKSSDTLTMEDSWDTNGAHGAYTAVALLATDTHPVERRVAFTLP
- a CDS encoding PHB depolymerase family esterase, translated to MLIKRVALLPAVLLSAALALLATQACAHNNISSEPPGVTSEQKMYVAGELRTYLLHIPAHYDTIRRAPLVIVLHGHGESAENFEKYTGMSDKADAEGFIAVYPQALGDPSDWHTAIDGPSKRDDIRFVRGIIDLLEHRYRIDRRRIYAAGHSNGGIMTYRLASTLSDKLAAVGVTAGSIGMVDEKGDTLRIAPPSHPVSVIHFHGMQDQDVPYGGGPESDGPDNIVSVRNTIGFWLNADHCDAKPASRTVSADRNVIIDAYHPCAQGTAVELYTILDGAHRWPGDDIPWYTFPGRDDSDIVATDVMWTFFAAHPKVD
- a CDS encoding TraR/DksA family transcriptional regulator gives rise to the protein MTQAQRKHLESRLLQERDRINQLLSRYAAQNENEDDQDQAGDLTKMPLHMADQGTDTMQQELDAVMVDRESKTLAEIDAALERMYNHPEQFGICENTGKEIPFARLDIVPWARTC